From one Geoalkalibacter halelectricus genomic stretch:
- a CDS encoding NfeD family protein — protein MVALLWWHWILFGAALVILTKFIPIVSLPWFGLGAIFVGLLVAVFPAIPPEAQLLVFSISSIVFVIVWTRVILPRRQAGANKD, from the coding sequence ATGGTCGCTTTGCTGTGGTGGCACTGGATTCTTTTTGGAGCGGCGTTGGTGATTCTGACAAAGTTCATCCCCATCGTGAGCCTACCCTGGTTTGGCCTTGGCGCCATCTTTGTCGGTCTATTGGTGGCTGTTTTTCCGGCCATTCCCCCTGAGGCGCAACTGCTGGTGTTTTCCATTTCCAGCATCGTCTTCGTCATTGTGTGGACGCGGGTGATTCTGCCGCGCAGGCAAGCCGGGGCAAACAAGGACTAA
- a CDS encoding phosphotransferase produces the protein MIIEMHTHTAEHSACSSISALDLVRRALAKELQGIVLTDHHYLWTPEEIAQLRERARLPEYFLVLAGQEVRTADFGDVLVYGAQRTLEAGTTLARIRGEWPRAALVWAHPYRKQNQPGPQELCDPLFDGVEIFNSNHSAAENTRALRDWHRYKFTAIGGTDTHSGSYVGTYPTIFDHPFGTIEELAEEIRQGRCRPFFKEIPKSGSQIQVTELTIGTKGLDDRREKIIVKTHNNPAKWKTAERAYHLIEEIAAQGFSGGLFRVPRPLGCDMHSHTLIEEGVRGKSLFEKLLRADVQSAREYMRLAARWLAKLHNARLRISPAEEYFPREEKRLAHYLRNFSAVRHRHARRVQEITETVWSMQQRIYGRALATFIQGHGDYHPKNILVGQDNPHDRTTTFVAAIDFDSSLCMPQAFDLGTFVAQYRNQLYSHPQVRKKAPLEVFLDTYRGHAGTQADFSNQVRLFQARTNLSIAAYLFKVGLGDSEDLHRVLVETEQCLAGIAMHQSRFRPPQTSNEAP, from the coding sequence ATGATCATCGAAATGCACACCCATACCGCCGAACATTCGGCCTGCAGCTCAATTTCCGCGCTGGACCTGGTTCGTCGGGCCTTGGCCAAGGAACTTCAGGGGATCGTCCTGACCGATCATCACTATCTCTGGACACCCGAGGAAATCGCCCAATTGCGGGAACGAGCGCGATTGCCCGAATATTTTCTGGTACTGGCCGGCCAGGAGGTACGCACCGCCGATTTCGGCGACGTCCTGGTTTACGGTGCGCAGCGCACCTTGGAGGCCGGCACCACCCTTGCCCGGATTCGCGGCGAATGGCCACGCGCCGCCCTGGTCTGGGCGCATCCATATCGTAAGCAGAACCAGCCTGGCCCCCAAGAGTTGTGCGACCCCTTGTTCGACGGTGTGGAGATTTTCAACTCCAACCACAGTGCCGCGGAAAACACCCGGGCTCTCAGGGATTGGCACCGCTACAAGTTCACCGCAATCGGGGGAACTGATACCCATTCGGGCAGTTATGTCGGCACCTACCCTACCATCTTCGATCACCCTTTCGGCACCATCGAGGAACTTGCCGAGGAAATACGCCAGGGCCGCTGCCGCCCCTTTTTCAAGGAGATTCCTAAATCCGGCAGTCAAATCCAGGTCACCGAACTGACTATCGGAACCAAGGGGCTCGACGATCGCCGGGAAAAAATCATCGTCAAGACCCACAACAATCCCGCCAAATGGAAAACCGCCGAACGCGCCTATCATCTGATTGAGGAAATCGCCGCTCAGGGATTTTCAGGGGGGCTGTTCCGTGTTCCGCGTCCCCTGGGCTGCGATATGCATAGCCACACCCTCATCGAGGAAGGCGTGCGCGGCAAATCCCTGTTCGAGAAACTGCTGCGAGCCGACGTGCAGAGCGCCCGCGAATACATGCGCCTGGCGGCCCGCTGGCTGGCGAAACTGCACAACGCCCGATTGCGCATCTCGCCCGCGGAGGAATATTTCCCCCGGGAAGAAAAACGTTTGGCCCACTACCTGAGAAATTTCTCCGCGGTCAGGCATCGCCATGCCCGCAGAGTCCAGGAGATCACCGAAACCGTGTGGAGCATGCAGCAGCGGATTTATGGCCGGGCGCTTGCGACCTTCATCCAGGGGCATGGCGACTATCACCCCAAGAACATCCTCGTCGGTCAGGACAATCCCCATGACCGCACCACCACCTTCGTCGCGGCCATTGATTTCGACAGCTCCCTGTGCATGCCGCAGGCCTTCGACCTGGGTACCTTCGTCGCCCAGTACCGCAATCAGTTGTATTCTCACCCGCAGGTCCGCAAGAAGGCGCCCCTGGAGGTTTTTCTCGACACCTACCGTGGTCACGCCGGCACCCAAGCCGATTTTTCCAACCAGGTTCGGCTTTTTCAGGCGCGCACCAACCTCAGTATCGCCGCCTATCTCTTCAAAGTGGGGCTGGGCGACAGCGAGGATCTGCACCGGGTGCTGGTCGAGACCGAACAATGCCTGGCGGGCATAGCCATGCACCAAAGCCGGTTCCGTCCACCGCAAACTAGTAACGAGGCCCCATGA
- the lepB gene encoding signal peptidase I: protein MFKSKSRGQSIDAVKRPWYREYGEALIVALILALIIRTFIVQAFKIPSGSMEDTLLVGDHLLVNKFIYGTNIPFTDISFLALRDPARGDIVVFEFPGDRDKPFFQRKDFIKRIVGLPGDVIEVRDKILYVNGEPYRIPEEIHKDPMTMPRNSQGRDHFGPVTVPDGHYFTMGDNRDYSYDSRFWGFVPEETIKGLAFIKYWSWDGDNNRPRFNRIGRPIR, encoded by the coding sequence ATGTTCAAATCCAAATCCCGAGGGCAATCCATCGACGCCGTCAAGCGGCCCTGGTACCGCGAATACGGCGAAGCCCTGATCGTCGCCCTGATTCTCGCCCTGATCATCCGCACCTTCATCGTTCAGGCCTTCAAAATTCCCTCGGGCTCCATGGAGGACACCCTGCTGGTCGGCGACCACCTGCTGGTCAATAAATTCATCTACGGCACCAACATACCGTTTACCGACATTTCCTTTCTCGCCCTGCGTGACCCCGCGCGCGGTGACATCGTCGTGTTTGAATTTCCCGGCGACCGGGACAAGCCCTTCTTCCAGCGCAAGGACTTCATCAAGCGCATCGTCGGCTTGCCCGGCGACGTCATCGAGGTGCGCGACAAGATTCTCTACGTCAACGGCGAGCCCTACCGGATCCCCGAGGAGATTCACAAGGATCCCATGACCATGCCGCGAAACTCCCAGGGCCGCGATCACTTCGGGCCGGTGACGGTGCCCGATGGTCATTATTTCACCATGGGCGACAACCGCGACTATTCCTACGACAGCCGTTTCTGGGGGTTCGTTCCCGAGGAGACCATCAAGGGCCTGGCCTTCATTAAATACTGGTCCTGGGACGGCGACAATAATCGTCCGCGCTTCAACCGCATTGGTCGGCCGATCCGCTAA
- a CDS encoding class II aldolase/adducin family protein, protein MSLGPEREGVIKFVCRYRPGPPLEAHHLADINAWRKILFQLELIGCVAHRYEGLGFGNISRRLPASREEGAAGFVISGTQTGGLADLEPHHYAIVSFCDPQANLVDSLGPIKPSSESLTHGILYQLDPRVSCVLHVHSPHIWRAAQVLELPVTGADVPYGTPAMAAEVRRLCLEKSLLPQGVLVMGGHEDGVLAFGPDFTSAGTALVACLARAYAVGQGRAGT, encoded by the coding sequence ATGTCGCTGGGCCCTGAACGCGAAGGAGTCATCAAATTCGTTTGTCGTTATCGCCCAGGGCCACCCCTGGAGGCCCACCACCTCGCGGACATCAATGCCTGGCGAAAAATTCTTTTTCAATTGGAGTTGATCGGCTGTGTGGCGCACCGTTACGAGGGTTTGGGATTCGGCAATATCAGCCGGCGCTTGCCCGCTTCGAGGGAGGAGGGCGCGGCAGGCTTCGTCATCAGCGGTACCCAGACTGGAGGACTAGCTGATCTCGAACCCCACCACTATGCAATCGTGAGTTTTTGCGACCCGCAGGCCAATCTGGTTGACTCCCTGGGTCCGATCAAGCCGTCTTCCGAATCCCTGACCCATGGAATTCTCTACCAGCTCGACCCGCGCGTCTCATGCGTCCTGCATGTGCATTCGCCTCACATCTGGAGAGCGGCCCAGGTGCTGGAACTTCCGGTGACAGGCGCGGATGTGCCTTATGGAACTCCGGCCATGGCCGCCGAGGTGCGACGCCTGTGCCTGGAAAAGAGCCTGCTGCCCCAGGGAGTGCTGGTCATGGGCGGGCATGAGGATGGGGTTCTCGCCTTTGGACCCGATTTCACCTCGGCGGGAACCGCTCTGGTGGCTTGCCTTGCCCGTGCCTACGCGGTGGGGCAGGGGCGGGCGGGCACCTGA
- the hisF gene encoding imidazole glycerol phosphate synthase subunit HisF yields the protein MTIKIMPCLDMKDGRVVKGVHFVDIKDAGDPVQCARRYQEEGADELAMLDIAATLENRKNRLEWVQQVAAVIDIPLTVGGGISSLEDIELLLAAGADQVSMNSAAVKRPELIAEAARAFGSARITLAIDARRNQTLPSGFELVVAGGTKPLGLDAVEWARRCEELGAGVVLPTSMDGDGTRAGYDLPFTRAIADAVKLPVIASGGAGKLEDFYAAATQGGAQILLAASVFHFRVLSIRQVKEYLRDKGLSVNL from the coding sequence ATGACAATCAAAATCATGCCCTGCCTTGATATGAAGGATGGTCGCGTCGTCAAAGGCGTGCATTTCGTCGACATCAAGGACGCGGGCGATCCGGTTCAATGTGCCCGCCGCTACCAGGAGGAGGGTGCCGACGAACTGGCCATGCTCGATATCGCGGCCACTTTGGAAAACCGCAAAAACCGTTTGGAATGGGTCCAACAGGTGGCGGCTGTTATCGACATCCCCCTGACCGTGGGCGGCGGCATCTCATCCCTGGAGGATATCGAATTGCTATTGGCGGCCGGCGCCGACCAGGTCTCGATGAACAGTGCCGCCGTCAAGCGGCCCGAATTGATCGCGGAGGCGGCGAGGGCCTTCGGCTCGGCGCGCATCACCCTGGCGATCGACGCGCGCCGCAACCAGACCCTGCCTTCGGGATTCGAACTGGTGGTGGCGGGCGGGACCAAACCCCTGGGACTTGATGCCGTGGAGTGGGCGCGGCGTTGCGAAGAGCTTGGCGCCGGGGTGGTTCTGCCGACCAGCATGGATGGAGACGGCACCCGGGCCGGCTACGATCTGCCCTTCACCCGCGCCATAGCCGATGCGGTGAAACTGCCGGTGATCGCCTCGGGTGGCGCCGGAAAGCTCGAGGATTTCTACGCGGCCGCCACCCAGGGCGGAGCGCAAATCCTGCTCGCGGCCTCGGTTTTTCATTTTCGCGTGCTCAGCATCCGTCAAGTCAAGGAATATCTACGCGACAAGGGTTTGAGCGTTAATTTGTAG
- a CDS encoding DUF4126 domain-containing protein produces the protein MNELHQVVSIIALTMGVAWASGINLYAAILVLGLLGASGHLVLPPGLEILTHPLVLVVAGFMYLVEFFADKVPGVDTSWDVFHTFIRIPAAAALAAAAVGEMHPAVSLAAALIAGGLATGVHLTKAGTRVLINASPEPFSNWTASVSEDVVVVAGLWTALYHPWIFLFLLVIFVALMLWVLPKIWRGVRTLFEALSRLFRGQSPKPPQWPPDKTIPAPRKSLPPES, from the coding sequence ATGAACGAGCTGCATCAGGTTGTTTCCATCATTGCCTTGACCATGGGTGTCGCTTGGGCCAGCGGCATCAATCTCTATGCCGCGATCTTGGTGCTGGGCCTGCTCGGTGCGAGCGGTCACCTGGTATTGCCGCCCGGTCTGGAGATCCTGACCCATCCCCTGGTTCTGGTGGTTGCCGGTTTCATGTACCTGGTCGAATTCTTCGCCGACAAAGTTCCCGGCGTCGATACGTCCTGGGACGTGTTTCACACCTTCATCCGCATTCCCGCCGCGGCCGCCCTGGCCGCCGCGGCGGTGGGCGAAATGCATCCCGCGGTATCCCTGGCCGCCGCCCTGATCGCCGGCGGGCTGGCCACCGGCGTGCACCTGACCAAGGCCGGCACGCGGGTCTTAATCAACGCCTCGCCCGAGCCCTTTTCCAACTGGACGGCTTCGGTGAGCGAGGACGTTGTCGTGGTGGCGGGTTTGTGGACCGCTCTCTACCATCCCTGGATTTTTTTATTTCTTTTGGTGATCTTCGTTGCCCTCATGCTCTGGGTGCTACCCAAAATCTGGCGCGGTGTTCGCACTCTGTTTGAAGCATTGAGTCGCCTCTTTCGGGGGCAGTCGCCCAAACCGCCGCAATGGCCTCCGGACAAGACAATTCCCGCCCCCCGCAAAAGCCTGCCGCCTGAATCTTGA
- a CDS encoding MBL fold metallo-hydrolase, with protein MTQPLRLTILCENTVGRPIAAVGEHGFACLIESGRDMYLFDTGQGLGLVRNARALKKDLTRVSKVILSHGHYDHTGGLPDLLTLTGPIEVIAHPGIFAERYWSGLGPRRYIGIPHRRPYLQSLGCRFRFETDFSALAPGIWITGEVPRRHPLEKGDANMVSVDAQGRETTDALMDDLSLVIDSPRGLILVLGCAHAGLINILHHVREKTGRDRFHAVVGGTHLMAADDAQFEDTVRALEEFGVEKIAAGHCTGLARAAQLHARLKERFVFAAVGTQMEVNGPS; from the coding sequence ATGACGCAACCGCTACGCTTGACCATCCTGTGTGAAAATACCGTCGGACGCCCTATCGCGGCCGTCGGTGAGCACGGTTTTGCCTGTCTGATCGAAAGTGGTCGGGACATGTATCTGTTCGATACCGGTCAGGGCTTGGGACTGGTGCGAAACGCCAGGGCGCTCAAGAAGGATCTGACCCGCGTCTCCAAGGTCATCCTCAGCCACGGTCACTACGACCATACGGGCGGGCTGCCCGATCTGCTGACCCTGACGGGCCCCATCGAAGTGATCGCCCACCCCGGGATTTTTGCGGAACGATACTGGTCGGGCCTGGGGCCGCGCCGCTATATCGGCATTCCCCATAGGCGCCCCTACCTGCAGAGTTTAGGCTGCCGTTTTCGTTTCGAAACGGACTTTAGCGCCCTAGCGCCCGGGATTTGGATCACGGGTGAGGTTCCGCGCCGCCACCCCCTGGAGAAGGGCGATGCGAACATGGTGAGTGTCGACGCTCAAGGGCGTGAAACAACCGACGCGCTGATGGATGATCTGTCCCTGGTCATCGATTCGCCGCGCGGCCTTATCCTGGTGCTGGGTTGCGCGCACGCGGGATTGATCAACATCTTGCATCACGTCAGGGAAAAGACCGGTCGCGACCGGTTCCACGCGGTGGTCGGCGGTACACATCTGATGGCTGCCGATGATGCGCAGTTCGAGGACACAGTCAGGGCGCTCGAGGAATTCGGCGTGGAAAAAATCGCCGCCGGACACTGCACCGGACTGGCGCGCGCCGCGCAACTGCATGCCCGGCTCAAAGAACGCTTTGTGTTTGCCGCCGTGGGCACCCAGATGGAAGTGAACGGGCCGTCCTGA
- a CDS encoding Cache 3/Cache 2 fusion domain-containing protein — MKFSKLLRGSLLPLVVILIAALGYFVYYNTYFGLDLTRRVQSRAEEVVQSTYFMCQVTDRLLQKRSITLLADIEDALDMFGRPSLGPGRKNWEARSPEGGRTRSLSLAPLRLYHQSGETRDLDALVNLVVRRTGGEVSILQMLNERGDLVNVYCTLDDVRDSRQVTELIPLQMPGGQPDVFMDPLLRGETVLRPEHSHGRLYFSIYFPLREGRRTVAVLVVRVIDPNLDRLRENLLQLQLGRTGYVFALKATGAQRGHYVISSGGLRDGEDIWRATDAAGRPIIRSLISQALNLNPQQKRISVPIAYERYPWRNPGETHARHKTSAITYFEPWDWAIGAGYYEDEL; from the coding sequence ATGAAATTTTCCAAGCTTCTGCGCGGCAGCCTGCTGCCCTTGGTCGTCATTCTGATTGCGGCACTGGGCTACTTCGTTTACTACAACACTTACTTCGGGTTGGATCTGACTCGCAGAGTCCAGAGCCGGGCCGAGGAAGTGGTGCAAAGCACCTATTTCATGTGTCAGGTGACCGATCGGCTGCTGCAGAAACGCTCCATCACTCTGCTGGCCGACATTGAGGACGCTCTCGACATGTTCGGCAGGCCTTCCCTGGGGCCGGGCCGGAAAAATTGGGAGGCGCGCTCACCGGAAGGCGGTCGCACGCGCAGTCTGAGCCTTGCGCCCCTGCGTCTTTATCACCAAAGCGGCGAAACCCGGGATCTTGACGCGCTGGTGAACCTGGTGGTGCGTCGTACCGGCGGAGAAGTGAGTATTCTGCAGATGCTCAATGAGCGGGGTGATCTGGTGAATGTGTACTGTACCCTGGATGACGTCCGTGATTCTCGGCAAGTCACCGAACTGATTCCGCTGCAGATGCCGGGCGGTCAACCCGATGTTTTCATGGACCCGCTGCTGCGCGGCGAGACGGTTTTGCGGCCCGAGCACAGCCACGGCCGGTTGTATTTTTCCATCTATTTTCCCCTGCGCGAAGGCCGCCGCACGGTCGCGGTTCTGGTCGTGCGGGTCATCGATCCGAATCTGGACCGGCTGCGCGAAAATCTGCTGCAACTCCAACTCGGACGCACAGGCTACGTTTTCGCCCTCAAGGCGACCGGTGCCCAACGCGGACATTACGTTATCTCATCCGGCGGTTTGCGCGACGGCGAGGACATCTGGAGAGCGACGGATGCGGCCGGGCGCCCGATCATCCGCTCTCTTATCTCCCAGGCTTTAAATCTTAATCCCCAGCAGAAGCGCATTTCCGTGCCCATTGCCTATGAGCGCTATCCATGGAGAAACCCCGGCGAAACTCACGCGCGCCACAAAACCTCGGCGATCACCTATTTCGAACCCTGGGACTGGGCCATCGGCGCGGGCTACTACGAGGATGAACTCTAA
- a CDS encoding nitroreductase family protein produces the protein MVLDLLKKRRSIRRFKPDTVSSADLQTLQEAVLRSPSSRGRNPWEFIFVTDAELRGRLSRAKLHGAEFLAQAPLAVAVIADPKKCDVWIEDCSIAAILLQITAESLGLGSCWAQMRLRDHDAQTSAEDYLRQVLELPPDYRVPFILGIGHPAEAPPGHPREALNWDKIHFNRFGSREEPQP, from the coding sequence ATGGTTCTTGATTTGCTGAAGAAACGTCGCAGTATCAGGCGGTTCAAGCCCGATACCGTAAGTTCCGCGGACCTCCAAACGTTGCAGGAAGCGGTGCTGCGCTCACCCTCGTCGCGGGGGCGCAACCCTTGGGAGTTCATTTTTGTCACCGATGCCGAGCTGCGCGGCCGCCTGTCTCGCGCCAAGCTGCACGGCGCCGAATTCCTGGCACAAGCGCCGTTGGCCGTGGCGGTGATCGCCGATCCGAAGAAGTGCGACGTCTGGATCGAGGATTGCTCCATCGCGGCTATCTTGTTGCAGATCACGGCCGAATCCTTGGGCCTGGGCAGTTGCTGGGCCCAGATGCGGTTGCGTGACCATGACGCCCAAACCAGCGCCGAGGATTATCTGCGCCAGGTGCTGGAACTCCCACCAGACTACCGGGTGCCCTTTATCCTGGGCATCGGCCACCCCGCCGAAGCCCCGCCCGGACATCCTCGCGAGGCCCTGAACTGGGATAAAATTCACTTCAACCGCTTTGGCTCGCGCGAGGAACCGCAGCCGTGA
- the lepA gene encoding translation elongation factor 4: MKQELIRNFSIIAHIDHGKSTLADRLLEETGTLSAREKADQFLDKMELERERGITIKAQAVRLAYHADDGRDYILNLIDTPGHVDFSYEVSRSLKACEGALLVVDASQGVEAQTLANVYMAIDQDLEVFPVINKIDLPAADPQRVKDEIEEIIGLDASDAVEASAKEGIGVHEILEHIVQKVPPPRGNPDAPLKALIFDSWYDSYQGVITLVRIVDGQLKKGDKIRLMATNKTYEATQVGVFAPHPVAIASLSAGEVGFVIASIKVVQDAKVGDTITHADRPTDAPLPGFQVVKPMVFSGLYPIDSGEYDLLRDALEKLRLNDSSFSFEPENSLALGFGFRCGFLGLLHMEIIQERLEREFGVDLITTAPTVVYHITTVKGEKLKVESANMLPAVQYIDKMEEPFILASIHVPNEYVGSVLALCEEKRGVQREIKYLTASRVMVVYELPLNEIVMDFYDRLKTLTRGYASFDYEPLDYRESDLVRLNILVNGEPVDALSLIVHRDKAYYRGKELVSKMKEFIPRQQFEVALQAAIGGKVVARETVKALRKDVTAKCYGGDISRKRKLLEKQKEGKKRMKQVGNVELPQEAFMAILKVKE, translated from the coding sequence ATGAAACAAGAGCTGATTCGTAATTTTTCCATTATCGCCCATATCGATCACGGCAAGTCGACCCTGGCCGACCGCCTGCTTGAAGAGACCGGCACCTTGTCGGCTCGTGAAAAAGCCGATCAATTTCTCGACAAGATGGAGTTGGAGCGCGAGCGCGGCATCACCATCAAGGCCCAGGCGGTGCGCCTTGCTTACCACGCCGACGACGGCCGAGACTACATCCTCAATCTCATCGACACGCCCGGGCATGTGGATTTTTCCTACGAAGTCAGCCGTTCCCTCAAGGCCTGCGAAGGGGCCTTGCTGGTGGTGGACGCTTCCCAGGGCGTCGAGGCCCAAACCCTGGCCAACGTCTACATGGCCATAGATCAGGATCTCGAGGTTTTTCCCGTCATCAACAAGATCGACCTGCCGGCTGCCGATCCCCAGCGCGTCAAGGACGAAATCGAGGAAATCATCGGCCTGGATGCCTCCGACGCCGTGGAGGCGAGCGCCAAGGAAGGGATCGGCGTCCATGAGATTCTCGAGCACATCGTGCAGAAGGTGCCGCCGCCGCGCGGAAACCCCGATGCGCCTCTCAAAGCCCTGATTTTCGACAGCTGGTACGATTCCTATCAGGGGGTCATCACCCTGGTGCGGATCGTCGACGGGCAATTGAAAAAGGGTGACAAAATTCGCCTCATGGCCACCAACAAGACCTACGAGGCGACCCAGGTCGGCGTCTTCGCCCCGCACCCCGTGGCCATTGCCTCGCTGTCGGCCGGCGAGGTCGGCTTCGTCATCGCCAGTATTAAGGTCGTGCAGGACGCCAAGGTCGGCGACACCATCACCCATGCCGACCGGCCCACCGATGCGCCCTTGCCGGGTTTCCAGGTGGTCAAGCCCATGGTGTTCTCCGGGCTTTATCCCATCGACAGCGGCGAGTACGACCTGCTGCGCGACGCCCTGGAAAAGCTGCGCCTCAACGACTCCTCGTTTTCCTTCGAGCCGGAAAATTCCCTGGCGCTGGGGTTTGGCTTTCGCTGCGGCTTCCTCGGTCTGTTGCACATGGAAATCATCCAGGAGCGCCTGGAGCGGGAGTTCGGCGTCGATCTCATCACTACCGCGCCGACGGTCGTCTACCATATCACCACCGTCAAGGGGGAAAAGCTCAAGGTGGAAAGCGCCAATATGCTGCCCGCCGTCCAGTACATTGACAAGATGGAAGAACCCTTCATCCTTGCCTCGATCCACGTTCCCAACGAGTATGTCGGCTCGGTCCTGGCACTGTGCGAGGAAAAACGCGGCGTGCAGCGCGAAATCAAATACCTTACCGCCTCTCGCGTGATGGTGGTTTACGAGTTGCCCCTGAACGAGATCGTGATGGATTTCTACGATCGCCTCAAAACCCTCACGCGTGGCTACGCGTCCTTTGATTACGAGCCCCTGGATTATCGCGAAAGCGATCTGGTGCGTCTCAACATTCTTGTCAACGGCGAGCCTGTCGACGCTCTCTCGCTCATCGTGCACCGCGACAAGGCCTATTACCGCGGCAAGGAACTGGTTTCCAAGATGAAGGAGTTCATTCCCCGCCAGCAGTTCGAGGTGGCCCTGCAGGCCGCCATCGGCGGCAAGGTCGTGGCGCGCGAGACGGTCAAGGCCCTGCGCAAGGATGTGACCGCCAAATGCTATGGGGGCGATATCAGCCGCAAGCGCAAGTTGCTGGAAAAGCAAAAGGAAGGCAAAAAGCGCATGAAGCAGGTGGGCAACGTTGAATTGCCCCAGGAAGCCTTCATGGCGATTCTCAAAGTGAAAGAGTGA
- a CDS encoding aminopeptidase, with protein sequence MIGVRVIFISLAAMLLAACGDLAYYSQCVTGHLQVMAKARPIIQILQDPQTPPELHERLTLALEIREFASRELLLPDNGSYRSYADLERPFVVWNVVATPEFSVEPLTWCFPVAGCVPYRGYYREERARQFAEGLKAQGYDVHLYGVSAYSTLNWFNDPVLNTFPHGNEAALAALIFHELAHQQVYVKNDASFNEAFAVAVELEGVQRWLESRGEAQRLEAHSHRFVREEELVSLLLEVRERLQQVYALPMDEGRMRRKKQEVFESFRADYQELKASWGGDTTFDGWLSRTLNNAHFASASTYRTLVPAFQNLLAQQGGDLAGFYAQAQVLADLPHEQRQIYLAQLLEPAPSAPYLTVDADPVPSASQF encoded by the coding sequence ATGATCGGGGTGCGCGTCATTTTCATTTCGCTGGCGGCCATGCTGCTGGCCGCTTGCGGCGACTTGGCCTATTACAGCCAATGCGTCACCGGGCATTTGCAGGTGATGGCCAAGGCGCGTCCCATCATCCAAATTCTGCAAGATCCGCAAACCCCGCCGGAACTTCACGAGCGCTTGACGCTGGCGCTTGAAATTCGCGAATTCGCCAGCCGCGAACTCCTGCTTCCGGACAACGGCAGCTATCGCTCCTATGCCGACCTCGAGCGCCCCTTCGTGGTGTGGAACGTGGTGGCCACCCCGGAATTCTCCGTTGAACCGCTCACCTGGTGCTTTCCCGTCGCGGGCTGCGTGCCCTACCGCGGCTACTATCGGGAAGAGCGTGCCAGGCAGTTTGCCGAAGGCCTCAAGGCCCAGGGGTACGACGTGCACCTCTACGGGGTCTCCGCCTATTCGACATTGAACTGGTTCAACGATCCGGTGCTCAACACCTTCCCTCACGGCAACGAAGCCGCCTTGGCCGCCTTGATTTTTCACGAATTGGCCCATCAGCAGGTCTACGTCAAAAACGATGCTTCCTTCAACGAAGCCTTTGCGGTGGCGGTGGAACTCGAAGGGGTGCAACGCTGGCTCGAATCACGCGGCGAAGCTCAACGGCTTGAAGCTCATTCTCATCGTTTCGTCCGCGAGGAAGAACTCGTCAGCCTGCTGCTTGAGGTTCGTGAGCGCCTGCAACAGGTGTATGCCCTGCCGATGGATGAAGGGCGGATGCGCCGCAAGAAGCAAGAGGTTTTTGAATCCTTTCGTGCGGATTACCAAGAGCTCAAGGCCTCCTGGGGCGGCGACACGACTTTTGACGGATGGCTCAGTCGCACCCTGAACAACGCGCACTTCGCCTCGGCGAGCACCTATCGCACCCTGGTGCCGGCCTTTCAGAACCTGTTGGCCCAACAAGGCGGCGATCTGGCCGGCTTTTACGCCCAGGCCCAGGTCCTGGCGGACCTGCCCCACGAACAACGCCAAATTTATCTGGCGCAATTGCTCGAACCAGCTCCCAGCGCGCCCTATTTGACCGTCGACGCCGATCCGGTCCCATCAGCCTCCCAATTCTAA
- a CDS encoding nucleoside triphosphate pyrophosphohydrolase family protein: MLKDREIYRRTLAKWGEEAQYDQAVEECAELIAALKHFRRGKVGAERVVEELADVCLMTGQLAFMFGEENVRAAVRAKLEKLSDLLENS; the protein is encoded by the coding sequence ATGCTGAAAGATCGGGAAATTTACCGACGGACCTTGGCCAAGTGGGGAGAAGAGGCCCAGTACGATCAGGCCGTGGAGGAGTGCGCGGAGCTGATCGCCGCGCTCAAGCACTTTCGGCGCGGCAAGGTCGGTGCCGAGCGAGTCGTCGAGGAGTTGGCCGATGTCTGCCTGATGACCGGACAGCTGGCCTTTATGTTCGGCGAGGAAAACGTTCGGGCCGCGGTGCGGGCCAAACTCGAGAAGTTGAGCGATCTGTTGGAGAATTCATGA